In Solanum pennellii chromosome 7, SPENNV200, the following are encoded in one genomic region:
- the LOC107024593 gene encoding growth-regulating factor 5-like — MMSSTGRSRFPFTANQWQELEHQALIYKYMVSGMPVPADLLYTIRRSLDSSLSSKLLIHQPHHIGWNCFQMGFGKKIDPEPGRCRRTDGKKWRCSKEAYPDSKYCERHMHRGRNRSRKPVEIMTNNNTSSSTTRPIIPPTAIPISSINKNTNTCSPTSFSYLTSSSSSTHDYPFHYRPPQDHTPKFLFESPTTYSRNGMKEEVGEHVFFSSEASGTMRSTCGSNSIESDTWQLSPLTMSSSPMKQRTTYSPSQSTAHSYLQLQSLNESSRQNYYYHNDVEKEDHQPKKVMHHFFDEWPPKDNKHSWLDSDDKFSGLSKTQLSISIPNPSQDLFIATNEK; from the exons ATGATGAGTAGTACAGGAAGAAGTAGGTTTCCTTTCACAGCAAATCAGTGGCAAGAACTTGAACATCAAGCTCTTATTTACAAGTATATGGTCTCTGGAATGCCTGTTCCTGCTGATCTTCTCTATACCATTAGAAGGAGCTTAGATTCTTCACTTTCCTCAAAGCTCCTCATTCATCAACCACACCACA TTGGATGGAACTGTTTTCAGATGGGATTTGGGAAGAAAATAGATCCAGAACCAGGGAGATGCAGAAGAACAGATGGAAAGAAATGGAGGTGTTCAAAAGAAGCTTATCCAGATTCTAAGTACTGTGAGAGACACATGCACAGAGGCAGAAACCGTTCAAGAAAGCCTGTGGAAATTATGACTAATAACAacacatcatcatcaacaacaagaCCTATAATACCTCCAACAGCAATTCCCATCTCATCAATCAACAAAAACACAAACACTTGTAGCCCCACTTCTTTCTCTTAtttaacttcttcttcttcatcaactcaTGACTATCCTTTTCATTATAGACCCCCTCAAGACCATACCCCCAAATTCCTTTTCGAATCTCCTACTACTTATTCCAG GAATGGAATGAAAGAAGAAGTAGGTGAGCATGTTTTCTTCTCCTCAGAGGCATCAGGAACAATGAGAAGTACTTGTGGATCAAATTCAATAGAGAGTGATACATGGCAATTATCACCACTTACAATGAGTTCTTCACCAATGAAACAGAGGACAACTTATTCACCTTCACAGAGTACAGCACATTCCTACTTGCAACTTCAAAGCCTCAATGAATCTTCAagacaaaattattattatcataacgATGTCGAAAAAGAAGATCACCAGCCCAAGAAAGTAATGCATCATTTCTTTGATGAATGGCCACCCAAAGACAACAAACATTCATGGCTTGATTCTGATGACAAATTTTCAGGACTTTCCAAAACTCAACTCTCTATATCAATACCAAATCCTTCACAAGACTTGTTCATCGCTACAAATG aGAAATGA